The proteins below are encoded in one region of Bacteroides uniformis:
- a CDS encoding DUF3408 domain-containing protein, translating into MTGKNVKERIGLGGMDADRIREIMGEAPACPRKRRGTSGNDIIRPARKNGPMQPSVYGEEYLHGIAGVQRRSLHIPAALHRKLSILAGASRNGKVTLEGFINHLVSRHLEEYRETTDMILEESLPGPVIKARPP; encoded by the coding sequence ATGACAGGAAAGAACGTAAAAGAGCGGATTGGTCTTGGCGGGATGGACGCGGACCGCATCCGTGAGATCATGGGGGAAGCGCCTGCCTGTCCCCGGAAGAGACGTGGAACGTCCGGTAACGACATTATACGTCCCGCAAGGAAAAATGGCCCCATGCAACCGTCCGTCTACGGGGAGGAATACCTGCATGGCATTGCGGGCGTGCAGCGTCGGTCGCTGCATATTCCCGCCGCCCTGCACCGGAAACTGTCCATCCTGGCGGGAGCCTCGAGAAACGGAAAGGTCACTCTGGAGGGGTTCATCAACCACCTTGTCTCGCGGCATCTGGAAGAATACAGGGAAACGACGGACATGATTCTGGAGGAGTCCCTGCCCGGCCCGGTCATAAAGGCTCGTCCCCCATGA
- a CDS encoding ParA family protein, whose protein sequence is MMKKEKELLVAIASQKGGVGKSVFTVLLASVLHYRKDVRVAVVDCDSPQHSIALMRERDMENVMKNDDLKVNLYRQYERIRKPAYPVIKSDPEKGVEDLRRYMDEKGETFDIVLFDLPGTLRSEGVVHTVAAMDYIFVPLKADNIVMQSSLQFTKVLEEELIAKGNCNLKGIRLFWNMVDRRGRKNLYDAWNRVIHRMGLRLLSSHIPNTLRYNKEADPVCKGVFRSTLFPPDPRQEKDSGLPELVEEICHAIGLEESDTER, encoded by the coding sequence ATGATGAAAAAAGAAAAAGAGTTGTTGGTTGCCATCGCCAGCCAGAAGGGTGGCGTGGGAAAATCCGTCTTTACGGTACTGCTGGCCAGTGTCCTGCATTACCGCAAAGACGTGCGTGTGGCGGTTGTGGACTGTGACTCCCCGCAGCACAGCATCGCCCTGATGCGTGAGAGGGACATGGAGAATGTCATGAAAAATGATGACCTGAAGGTGAACCTGTACCGGCAGTACGAAAGAATCCGTAAGCCTGCCTATCCGGTCATCAAAAGCGACCCGGAAAAGGGGGTGGAAGACCTGCGGCGTTATATGGACGAAAAAGGGGAGACTTTCGATATCGTGCTCTTCGACCTTCCCGGAACGCTCCGCAGCGAGGGGGTGGTTCATACCGTTGCCGCGATGGACTATATCTTTGTCCCGCTCAAGGCGGACAATATCGTCATGCAGAGTTCCCTGCAGTTTACCAAGGTGCTGGAAGAGGAGCTGATCGCCAAGGGGAACTGCAACTTGAAAGGAATCCGGCTGTTCTGGAACATGGTGGATAGAAGGGGACGGAAGAATTTGTATGATGCCTGGAACCGGGTCATCCACAGGATGGGGCTGCGGCTGCTGTCCTCACACATTCCGAACACCCTCCGCTACAACAAGGAGGCGGACCCTGTCTGTAAGGGTGTCTTTCGTTCCACGCTGTTTCCACCCGATCCCCGTCAGGAGAAAGACTCCGGCCTTCCTGAACTGGTGGAGGAGATATGCCATGCCATCGGTCTGGAGGAATCCGATACCGAGCGGTAG
- a CDS encoding carboxypeptidase-like regulatory domain-containing protein, with product MKRKVLLSTLFLILHFTVALAQQVTISGQVLDEKSEPLIGATINIEGTTNAVITDLEGKFTIKVLPSEKLVISYLGYKPKTITIGKNRRFDIILDPSVTEMDEVVVVGYGSQRKSDIATAVASVNIKDIVNSSSTQTLQALQGKISGVQIIPTDGSLSSGMTFRIRGVNSVTGGTQPLFVIDGVPMPTQQITNEDTETVNNPLLGLNPNDIESNLNYWNPRPIKKDNPYLTVQRKLSPQTVEDFANRLFIYQVGKNNHIGFPFRKPSQMEILNFEMRNYFAETNTNYKAFATGGDKAQSCWMANFVPFDKVTDIYLFESAIDAMSFYEINHYTKETTCAFISTGGYVTKSQIENISRIFPSDKVKWNCCYDNDASGNGFDITTAYYLKGEECKAFARTNTGDTYKTIYLSFPDGNTQTFKEDAFSSGEYLKQHGIDNVNIIKPSRYKDWNELLVYYKRFDLNLGPGMKFIPAIEKTISQLNLRGYEQLANSISSSTKELADSLLEQANYCISAPLAESGAYTLMVDCNIFMGLDTMVPVPSNLYVIEKCTQKKISAHAINEFLKKEYINIFRDMSSSDFKNFLEKDILTYTKGAVEKNFEKVILTFGWSLKPSILKKKSFDLEHGI from the coding sequence ATGAAGAGAAAAGTACTATTAAGCACATTGTTTCTAATACTACATTTCACTGTAGCATTAGCACAGCAAGTAACTATTTCAGGGCAAGTGTTGGATGAGAAGAGTGAACCTCTTATCGGTGCCACGATAAATATCGAAGGTACCACCAATGCAGTAATCACCGATTTAGAAGGAAAGTTCACGATAAAAGTACTTCCTTCTGAAAAACTGGTCATCAGTTATCTGGGATATAAGCCCAAAACTATCACTATCGGAAAGAACCGAAGATTTGATATCATTCTAGACCCTTCAGTCACAGAGATGGATGAGGTGGTTGTTGTAGGCTATGGTAGCCAGCGAAAAAGTGATATTGCAACCGCCGTTGCTTCTGTGAATATAAAAGATATTGTAAACAGTAGTTCTACGCAGACGTTGCAAGCACTACAAGGCAAAATCAGCGGAGTACAGATTATCCCCACAGACGGTTCATTGTCAAGCGGAATGACTTTCAGAATCAGAGGTGTCAACTCCGTCACAGGAGGAACCCAGCCTCTCTTCGTCATTGATGGTGTACCAATGCCTACTCAACAGATCACCAATGAAGATACCGAAACGGTAAACAATCCTCTGCTGGGACTGAATCCAAATGATATTGAATCCAATTTGAATTATTGGAATCCTCGTCCTATCAAAAAGGATAATCCATATTTGACCGTCCAAAGGAAGCTCTCTCCACAGACTGTGGAGGATTTCGCCAATAGACTGTTCATCTACCAGGTAGGAAAAAACAATCATATCGGCTTTCCATTCCGCAAACCCTCCCAGATGGAAATCCTTAACTTTGAAATGAGGAACTATTTTGCAGAGACCAATACCAATTATAAAGCCTTTGCCACGGGTGGTGACAAGGCACAAAGCTGTTGGATGGCCAATTTTGTTCCTTTTGACAAGGTTACAGACATATATCTCTTTGAATCCGCTATTGACGCAATGAGTTTCTACGAAATAAACCATTATACTAAAGAAACCACATGCGCATTCATAAGCACGGGGGGATATGTCACCAAATCCCAAATAGAGAATATAAGCCGTATATTCCCATCTGATAAGGTAAAGTGGAATTGTTGCTATGACAATGATGCCAGCGGTAATGGTTTTGACATCACCACAGCATATTATCTCAAAGGTGAGGAATGTAAAGCTTTTGCAAGGACCAACACTGGAGACACATATAAGACCATCTATTTAAGTTTCCCGGATGGAAACACACAGACCTTCAAAGAAGATGCATTTTCCTCCGGCGAGTATCTTAAACAACATGGTATAGACAATGTAAATATCATCAAACCTTCACGGTACAAAGATTGGAATGAGCTTCTTGTCTATTACAAAAGATTTGATTTGAACCTGGGTCCAGGAATGAAATTCATCCCGGCTATCGAAAAGACCATATCCCAACTGAATCTAAGAGGATATGAACAATTGGCCAATAGTATCAGTTCTTCCACAAAAGAACTGGCGGATTCTCTGCTTGAGCAAGCCAATTACTGCATTTCCGCACCTCTTGCCGAGAGCGGCGCTTATACTCTTATGGTAGACTGTAATATCTTCATGGGGCTGGACACGATGGTACCGGTACCAAGCAACTTATATGTTATAGAAAAGTGCACGCAAAAAAAGATATCGGCACATGCCATAAATGAATTTCTTAAAAAAGAATATATAAACATTTTTAGAGACATGAGTTCATCTGATTTCAAAAATTTTCTAGAGAAAGACATCCTAACTTATACAAAGGGTGCTGTAGAAAAGAATTTTGAGAAAGTGATATTGACTTTCGGATGGAGCCTTAAACCTTCAATTCTAAAAAAAAAGAGTTTTGACTTAGAACATGGTATATAG
- a CDS encoding TonB-dependent receptor — translation MLLMKKGILGCNIIYLFILICIGIALPIKSQNNYKVKLTGTVYEYDHNNKRLPLEFAAVSIPEIALGTTSDENGRYILENVPTGKIRMQIQYLGKVSIDTLINVNKDLVLNFTMRNEDFKLKEVTVTATNSRSGKSTSSHISRSAMDHMQATSLYDVMSLMPGGISQNQDMSSAQQINIRQVSSSSGPEAPMNAMGTAIIRDGAPISNNANLSAMSPTVLSGTETPASLAGGASPAGGTDVRSISTENIESIQIVRGIPSVEYGDLTSGAVIINTKAGREPLRVKAKANPNIYQVSMGTGFELGKKKGALNVSADYAYNTNNPISSYQHYQRATTKLLYSNTFFNNKLRTNSSFDFIYGKDQRERNPDDEQTKTASEGRDIGFTLNTNGTWNINKGWLKTLRYVLSGTYMDKDSYYETVYSSATSPYSMTTTNGAVLSNFAGQHIYDANGNQITNFGPEDINHYAVYLPSSYLGHYEIDSREVNLFAKVTSSLFKASGHVNNRILIGADFRSDGNVGKGKTYDPSTPPYRSQYGHNSSFRPRNYKDIPFINQFGAYVEDNFKWSISGTHDLNIQAGVRYDHTSVVGGIFSPRVNASIDLIPNLLSLQGGYGIAAKMPSLLYLYPENAYFEYININELTNENIPESQRLFMTTTEVRQVDNSDLKIAQNHKAEVGFNLRVGKTNLNVIAYKERLKDGYVMSQTFNTFNTFIYNEYQRTENGIELSSSLPVLSTYAKPTNNLNIETKGLEFDLNIGRIDAIRTAFQINGSWMRTKSWRQGYSFYDNSEDAASARKPVAIYSQEGNASYKQQFVTTLRATHNIPRIGFVVTMTAQAIWQQSNWNTFGNDSIPVGYLALEDASVNMFPKGKYTTTQQVKDAGYGYMLNNVSHNNAIKESYSPYFCFNLNVTKEISNMLRVSFFANNMFRSYPRRESKRNPGSYIQLNNRFFFGLELSLTL, via the coding sequence ATGTTACTTATGAAAAAAGGTATTTTGGGGTGTAATATTATATACTTGTTTATACTTATTTGCATAGGAATTGCCCTCCCTATCAAATCGCAAAACAATTACAAAGTAAAACTTACAGGCACTGTTTATGAGTACGACCACAACAACAAGCGTTTGCCTTTAGAATTTGCAGCTGTGTCTATTCCTGAAATTGCACTAGGGACAACCTCTGATGAAAATGGTAGATACATACTGGAAAACGTACCTACTGGTAAAATTCGTATGCAAATTCAATATTTGGGCAAAGTCTCCATTGACACCTTAATAAATGTAAATAAGGATTTGGTTCTTAATTTTACAATGAGGAATGAGGATTTTAAGTTGAAAGAAGTTACAGTAACTGCAACCAACAGCCGTTCAGGCAAATCCACATCTTCTCACATTTCCCGCTCTGCTATGGACCATATGCAAGCGACCAGTTTATATGATGTAATGTCATTGATGCCAGGTGGAATTTCACAGAATCAAGATATGAGTTCGGCACAACAGATTAACATCCGTCAAGTTTCCAGTTCCAGTGGTCCGGAAGCTCCGATGAATGCTATGGGCACCGCAATAATTCGTGATGGTGCCCCCATCTCAAATAATGCTAATCTATCTGCGATGAGCCCTACGGTATTAAGTGGTACGGAAACACCCGCTTCATTGGCCGGAGGTGCCTCGCCGGCTGGTGGAACCGATGTTCGTAGTATTTCTACTGAAAATATAGAGTCTATACAAATCGTTCGTGGTATCCCTTCTGTTGAATATGGTGATCTGACCTCAGGAGCAGTAATTATTAATACAAAAGCTGGTCGTGAGCCGCTACGTGTCAAAGCAAAAGCCAATCCCAATATCTATCAGGTGTCTATGGGAACCGGTTTTGAACTTGGAAAAAAGAAAGGCGCTTTAAATGTAAGTGCAGATTATGCTTATAATACGAATAATCCAATATCCAGTTACCAGCACTATCAGCGTGCCACAACAAAGTTGCTCTATTCAAATACTTTCTTTAATAATAAGTTACGTACCAATTCCAGCTTTGATTTTATTTATGGTAAGGATCAACGTGAACGTAATCCTGATGATGAACAAACTAAAACAGCTTCGGAAGGCCGCGATATAGGTTTTACTTTGAATACCAATGGTACATGGAATATAAATAAGGGCTGGTTAAAAACACTACGCTATGTATTGTCAGGTACGTATATGGATAAAGACAGTTATTATGAAACCGTATACAGTTCTGCTACATCTCCTTATTCCATGACCACTACAAACGGTGCGGTACTTAGTAACTTTGCAGGTCAGCATATCTATGATGCCAATGGTAATCAAATTACTAATTTTGGACCGGAAGACATAAATCATTATGCTGTTTATCTACCAAGCAGCTATTTGGGACACTATGAGATCGATAGTCGTGAAGTTAATTTGTTTGCTAAAGTGACGAGTTCTCTATTCAAGGCGAGCGGTCATGTAAACAACCGCATCTTGATTGGTGCGGATTTCCGGAGTGACGGTAACGTTGGTAAAGGAAAAACTTATGACCCAAGTACTCCTCCTTATCGTAGTCAATACGGTCATAATTCATCTTTCCGTCCACGTAACTATAAGGATATTCCTTTCATTAACCAATTTGGTGCATATGTGGAAGATAATTTCAAATGGTCCATAAGCGGTACGCATGATTTGAACATTCAGGCTGGTGTGCGTTATGATCATACCTCAGTAGTAGGAGGCATTTTCTCGCCACGTGTAAATGCATCCATTGATTTGATTCCGAATCTATTAAGTCTTCAGGGAGGTTACGGTATTGCTGCAAAGATGCCTTCTCTTCTCTATTTATATCCAGAAAATGCATATTTTGAATATATCAATATAAATGAGCTTACCAATGAAAATATTCCGGAAAGCCAGCGCTTGTTTATGACTACCACAGAAGTTCGGCAAGTAGATAACTCAGATTTGAAGATTGCCCAAAATCATAAAGCAGAAGTCGGTTTTAATTTACGAGTGGGTAAAACCAATCTGAATGTAATAGCTTATAAGGAGCGTCTGAAGGATGGTTATGTAATGAGCCAAACCTTCAACACCTTCAATACATTTATCTACAATGAATACCAGCGCACAGAAAACGGGATAGAGCTTAGTAGTAGCCTACCGGTATTGTCTACTTATGCAAAACCAACTAATAATTTAAATATAGAAACTAAAGGTTTAGAATTTGATTTGAATATCGGACGTATTGATGCTATCCGTACGGCCTTCCAAATAAATGGCTCATGGATGCGTACTAAGAGTTGGCGTCAGGGTTATAGCTTCTATGACAATAGCGAAGATGCTGCTTCAGCCCGTAAACCGGTGGCCATTTATTCTCAAGAAGGCAATGCAAGTTACAAACAACAATTTGTAACGACTTTACGTGCCACTCACAATATCCCGCGTATCGGTTTTGTTGTTACGATGACAGCACAAGCTATTTGGCAGCAGTCTAATTGGAATACATTTGGAAACGATTCTATACCTGTGGGCTATTTAGCATTGGAAGATGCGTCTGTAAATATGTTTCCCAAGGGGAAATATACCACTACCCAGCAAGTAAAGGATGCAGGATATGGATATATGTTGAATAATGTAAGTCATAATAATGCTATAAAAGAATCATACAGTCCTTATTTTTGTTTTAACTTGAATGTAACTAAAGAAATTAGCAATATGCTACGTGTTTCTTTCTTTGCCAACAATATGTTCAGAAGTTATCCGCGCAGAGAATCCAAACGTAATCCGGGTTCATATATTCAATTGAATAACCGATTTTTCTTTGGGCTGGAATTATCACTCACTTTATAA
- a CDS encoding DUF4876 domain-containing protein: MKKYLIYLFTLASTLLIGCDSFRDMSGTAEVNPITVDVYLDITVENISTLKDLTVKFDNYDEDLHYVKEVTDNSVKVDGIIPGIYSVTVSGTAIDTENNEYYINGNSVNAALFKHGSALNIEVQGLKVSPLIFKEIYYCGSRPEKGGVYFRDQFYEIYNNSADILYLDGIYFANLTPGTATTKLPIWPEADGNNYAYGERVWKFPGNGTEYPLAPGESCIISQFAANHQLDIYNPQSPIDGSSSEFEFNMNNPNFPDQAAYDMQHVFYQGKAEMGSIPQYLTSVFGGAYVIFRVPEGEAWDPVNDENMKTTDLSKPNSNVYYAKIPIKYVLDAVEAVNNESKMNAKRVPGVLDAGITWVGATYCGLGIARKLSTDEEGNPIIREETGTYIYQDTNNSTDDFERGVVPVMRRNGAKMPSWNHTL; the protein is encoded by the coding sequence ATGAAAAAATATTTAATATATTTGTTTACATTGGCAAGTACCCTTTTGATAGGATGCGATTCGTTCAGGGACATGTCTGGCACAGCAGAAGTGAATCCTATCACAGTGGATGTATATTTGGATATTACCGTTGAAAATATATCCACACTGAAAGATCTGACTGTAAAGTTCGACAATTACGATGAAGATTTACATTATGTAAAAGAAGTAACTGATAATAGTGTGAAAGTTGACGGAATTATCCCCGGAATTTATTCGGTAACAGTATCCGGTACAGCGATCGATACAGAAAACAATGAATACTACATCAATGGCAATTCTGTAAATGCGGCATTATTTAAGCATGGTAGCGCATTGAATATTGAAGTACAAGGGCTTAAAGTGAGCCCATTAATATTCAAGGAGATTTATTATTGCGGTAGCCGTCCGGAAAAAGGAGGAGTCTATTTCCGAGACCAGTTCTATGAGATATACAATAACTCTGCTGACATTTTGTATTTGGACGGTATTTATTTCGCAAATTTAACTCCGGGTACAGCTACCACTAAATTACCTATTTGGCCGGAAGCGGACGGTAATAATTATGCATATGGAGAACGTGTGTGGAAATTTCCAGGAAATGGAACCGAATATCCGTTAGCGCCAGGTGAATCTTGCATCATTTCTCAATTTGCCGCTAACCATCAGTTGGACATCTATAACCCTCAAAGTCCTATAGACGGCAGTAGTTCTGAGTTTGAGTTTAATATGAATAATCCAAACTTCCCTGACCAGGCAGCTTATGATATGCAACATGTTTTCTACCAAGGAAAAGCAGAGATGGGAAGTATACCACAATATTTGACATCCGTATTCGGAGGTGCTTATGTGATTTTTCGTGTTCCTGAAGGAGAAGCTTGGGATCCGGTCAACGATGAAAATATGAAGACAACAGATCTTAGCAAACCGAACAGCAATGTTTATTATGCAAAAATACCTATTAAATATGTATTGGATGCTGTTGAAGCAGTAAACAATGAGTCAAAGATGAATGCAAAACGTGTCCCCGGTGTACTTGATGCAGGTATTACTTGGGTAGGAGCTACTTATTGCGGTTTAGGTATTGCTCGCAAATTGTCCACAGACGAAGAAGGTAATCCTATTATTCGCGAAGAAACAGGTACATATATATATCAGGATACAAACAACAGTACGGATGACTTTGAACGTGGCGTTGTTCCTGTAATGCGTCGTAATGGAGCAAAAATGCCTTCATGGAATCACACATTGTAA
- a CDS encoding DUF6850 family outer membrane beta-barrel protein, with protein MKKQYMNYMKSCLLVMIACLVSMVGAAQGFSPAAMEQLKTRRLWSHSQNAAGMPFDDIQNYSNVILGYDLQDGNYCRPQEGQKEAIVGVSSEGFINLKNAYVWGAFNFAQKNLTDAGYNASIADPFRGMPYYVADQHLSKWRNQYYDLKFRAATPLLGNHWALGLEGNYVATLAAKQRDPRVDTRFYTLGLTPGITYKLNNSHKFGASFKYSSIKEDSRMSNVNSYVDQDYYILYGLGTAIKGIGSGVTSNYIGDRFGGALQYNFSMPSFNLLLEGSYDVKAETVQQSYTTPKKIAGVKDKTAHVSLTMIQEGKDYTNYMRTTYTNRNIDGIQYISQRDNSESQSGWVELYNNIRSTYKAQTASLNYALSRNRGNEYSWKAELNVNYTKQDDGYLMPNSVQNAENLSLGLGGKKNFVLGNSLNRRLLIDVHVAYNNNLGGEYVYGGSHADYPTVTELQQGLTNYYTCDYYRIGGSITYSQQVRENRRMNLFAKVVFDRVNTSDYDYDGRTHLSISLGCNF; from the coding sequence ATGAAAAAACAATATATGAACTATATGAAAAGCTGCCTGCTGGTAATGATAGCCTGCCTTGTAAGTATGGTGGGAGCGGCACAGGGCTTCTCTCCCGCCGCTATGGAACAATTGAAAACAAGACGACTATGGTCTCATTCACAGAATGCTGCCGGTATGCCATTCGATGATATTCAGAATTATTCGAATGTTATATTGGGATATGACTTACAGGACGGAAACTATTGCCGTCCGCAAGAGGGGCAGAAAGAGGCTATCGTAGGTGTATCCAGTGAAGGCTTTATCAATCTGAAAAATGCATATGTGTGGGGAGCATTTAATTTTGCACAAAAAAATCTGACAGATGCCGGATATAACGCCTCCATTGCCGATCCATTCAGGGGAATGCCTTACTATGTCGCAGACCAGCACTTAAGTAAATGGAGAAATCAATATTACGATCTGAAGTTTCGTGCAGCTACTCCTTTACTTGGTAATCATTGGGCATTGGGGTTGGAAGGTAATTATGTAGCTACATTAGCTGCCAAACAGCGCGACCCGCGTGTGGATACCCGTTTTTATACGCTGGGACTGACGCCGGGGATTACTTACAAGTTGAATAATTCACACAAGTTTGGTGCAAGTTTCAAGTATAGTTCTATCAAGGAAGACTCAAGAATGAGTAATGTCAACTCTTATGTGGATCAGGACTATTATATATTATACGGTTTGGGAACAGCCATAAAAGGAATAGGCAGCGGTGTAACCAGCAATTATATTGGAGACCGTTTCGGTGGAGCTCTCCAGTACAACTTCAGTATGCCCTCTTTCAATTTACTGCTTGAGGGCAGTTACGATGTAAAAGCGGAAACTGTTCAGCAGAGCTATACGACTCCTAAAAAAATAGCCGGTGTAAAAGATAAAACTGCTCATGTTTCTTTAACGATGATTCAGGAAGGAAAGGACTATACCAATTATATGAGAACCACATATACAAATCGTAACATCGATGGTATTCAGTATATTTCTCAACGCGATAACTCTGAATCACAAAGTGGCTGGGTGGAATTATATAATAACATCCGTTCTACGTACAAGGCACAAACCGCTTCTCTTAATTATGCATTAAGCAGAAACCGCGGGAATGAATATAGTTGGAAAGCAGAATTAAATGTGAATTATACCAAGCAAGACGATGGATATTTAATGCCTAATTCTGTACAGAATGCAGAAAATTTATCTTTAGGCTTAGGTGGCAAAAAAAATTTTGTTTTAGGCAATAGTTTGAATCGCAGGCTTTTAATAGATGTTCATGTTGCGTATAACAATAATCTGGGAGGTGAATATGTATATGGTGGCAGCCATGCAGACTATCCAACTGTAACCGAATTACAACAAGGGCTGACTAATTATTATACCTGTGATTACTATCGTATTGGCGGGTCGATAACGTATTCGCAACAAGTCAGAGAAAACAGACGTATGAACTTATTTGCAAAAGTTGTATTCGATCGTGTAAATACCTCTGACTATGATTATGATGGGCGTACTCATTTATCGATAAGTTTAGGATGTAATTTTTAA
- a CDS encoding HEAT repeat domain-containing protein, producing the protein MRKLITGSLMLCSILSLRAQTFVKPAVKVKDTSFAVITDKGTFQACEAELKAYQEILGKEGLPTFIVYNEWNKPEDVKKVIVKLYKKDKLEGVVFVGDIPIPMLRKAQHMTSAFKMDEKNNDWRDSSVPSDRFYDDFDLQFDFLKQDSVENNFFYYNLAIKSPQQIRCDIYSARVKAVDNGEEPHAQISRYFKKVVAEHQINNKLDQFFSYTGDGSYSNSLTAWTPETFTIREQMPGVFDKEGRARFIRYNFSDYPKDDVINMLKRTDLDLSIFHEHGMPERQYLSGSPATNRWNAHVDAMKYYYRGLARRKQNNKKSFDEMLDMMKNTYGLDTTWIAGYDDPKVIAEDSLLDLRTGIILSEVTEFKPNSRMVIFDACYNGDFREKDYIAGRYIMSEGKCVTTFANSVNVLQDKMANEMLGLLGMGARVGQWAKLTNILESHITGDPTLRFHSINEVDANALFKEPYSESRMLELLQSPYADIQNFALHNLYRNDYPGISDLLRKTFETSSFMMVRFTCLALLEKISDKNFREVLHLAITDSYEFIRRTSVRMMQHVGLNEYVYPQIKAYVEDNLSERVAFNVSLGLQVFDQAAVQAAIDKVMAETYVLQDKEEMRKVLENANNSRSMQKELLSKETSERWRILYCNSLKNHMAHACVDGLLALLTDSSESEKLKTCLLEAFAWFTHSYRKPDILRVCDQLRKDKSLSENLREEADRTYYRLKN; encoded by the coding sequence ATGCGTAAATTAATAACTGGAAGTTTGATGCTCTGCAGCATATTATCTCTGCGGGCACAGACATTTGTTAAACCGGCTGTGAAAGTAAAGGACACCTCTTTTGCTGTAATTACAGATAAAGGGACATTTCAGGCTTGTGAAGCCGAGCTTAAAGCCTATCAGGAGATTCTAGGAAAGGAAGGGTTGCCTACGTTCATCGTATACAATGAATGGAATAAACCGGAAGATGTAAAGAAAGTTATTGTTAAACTCTACAAAAAGGATAAATTGGAAGGAGTGGTATTTGTCGGTGATATCCCTATTCCAATGCTCCGCAAAGCCCAGCATATGACTTCCGCTTTTAAAATGGATGAGAAAAACAATGACTGGAGAGATTCTTCAGTGCCCAGCGACCGTTTCTACGATGATTTCGACCTACAATTCGATTTTTTGAAACAGGACAGTGTCGAAAATAATTTCTTCTATTATAATTTGGCTATAAAATCTCCACAGCAAATTCGGTGTGACATATATTCTGCACGTGTCAAAGCTGTTGATAACGGCGAAGAACCGCATGCGCAAATCAGCCGCTATTTTAAAAAAGTGGTGGCTGAGCACCAGATAAACAATAAATTAGACCAATTCTTCTCCTATACAGGTGATGGCTCTTACTCTAACTCATTGACTGCATGGACACCGGAAACCTTTACTATTCGCGAACAAATGCCGGGCGTATTCGATAAAGAGGGACGGGCCCGTTTCATCCGTTATAATTTCAGCGATTATCCCAAGGACGATGTCATTAATATGCTGAAACGCACAGATCTGGACTTGTCTATTTTTCATGAGCATGGTATGCCCGAACGTCAATATCTTTCCGGTAGTCCCGCTACTAATAGGTGGAATGCTCATGTAGATGCAATGAAGTACTATTATCGTGGTTTAGCGCGTAGAAAGCAAAACAACAAAAAGTCTTTCGACGAAATGCTGGATATGATGAAAAACACATACGGTTTGGACACTACTTGGATTGCAGGCTATGATGATCCCAAAGTAATTGCAGAAGATTCTTTACTAGACCTGCGCACCGGTATTATCCTGTCGGAAGTTACAGAGTTTAAGCCTAATAGCCGTATGGTAATTTTCGATGCATGCTATAATGGTGATTTCCGGGAAAAAGATTACATTGCCGGACGTTATATCATGTCGGAAGGAAAATGCGTAACTACTTTTGCCAATTCAGTCAATGTACTGCAAGATAAAATGGCAAACGAAATGCTCGGCCTGTTAGGTATGGGAGCACGAGTGGGGCAATGGGCTAAATTGACGAATATTCTCGAATCGCACATTACCGGTGACCCTACTCTACGTTTTCATTCTATCAATGAGGTAGATGCCAATGCTTTGTTCAAAGAACCATATAGCGAGTCCCGCATGTTGGAGTTATTACAGTCGCCCTATGCCGACATACAGAATTTTGCTTTGCACAACCTTTATCGCAATGACTATCCGGGTATTTCTGATTTATTAAGAAAAACTTTTGAAACTTCCTCGTTCATGATGGTACGTTTCACCTGCTTGGCATTGCTTGAGAAGATTAGTGACAAAAACTTCCGGGAAGTCTTACACTTGGCCATTACGGATTCCTATGAATTTATTCGTCGCACCTCCGTTCGTATGATGCAACATGTGGGACTGAACGAGTATGTTTATCCGCAAATCAAAGCCTATGTAGAAGACAACCTATCCGAGCGTGTGGCATTTAATGTGAGTTTGGGGCTTCAAGTCTTTGATCAGGCAGCCGTACAGGCGGCAATTGATAAAGTAATGGCTGAGACCTATGTGTTGCAAGACAAGGAGGAGATGCGTAAGGTTTTGGAGAATGCCAATAATAGTCGTAGCATGCAAAAAGAGTTATTAAGCAAAGAAACTTCCGAACGTTGGCGCATCCTTTATTGCAATTCTCTGAAAAATCATATGGCACATGCCTGTGTAGACGGCCTCTTGGCTTTACTTACCGACTCCAGTGAAAGTGAAAAGCTAAAAACCTGTTTATTGGAGGCTTTTGCTTGGTTCACTCATTCTTATCGGAAGCCTGACATCCTTCGGGTATGCGATCAACTGAGAAAAGATAAGAGCTTATCCGAGAACCTTCGTGAAGAAGCCGACCGTACATATTACAGACTTAAAAATTAA